A DNA window from Sporichthya brevicatena contains the following coding sequences:
- a CDS encoding glycosyltransferase, with product MARFLLVVPPLTGHILPLVAVSAELSARGHDVAWAGNSSYLASVLPPDATVFAVDDEFPGEPLSSRLERWRGLRAATAFRFFWEDFLVPLAQSMVRGVRAAADEFAPDVMLVDQQALAGAIVARERNLPWATSASTTAELTGQYETMPKLTEWADERMADLQAEFGLTPPVDLRFSPELILCYSTEGLLRPPNPLGAHIAMVGPAFGGRGPGPEFDFSWFDPARKHLLISLGTVNRDSGDRFFAVAMEALGTLVDEVQAVVVAPPAGLNPPPNVLVAERVPQLDLLPHLDAVVCHAGHNTTCEALAHRLPLVVAPIRDDQPAVASQVTECGAGIRVKFGRVSAAELRDAIVAVLTDPSYRTAAAAIAEEFEAAGGAPAAADRLEKLT from the coding sequence GTGGCTCGCTTCCTCCTCGTCGTCCCCCCGCTGACCGGGCACATCCTGCCCTTGGTCGCGGTGTCCGCGGAGCTGTCCGCACGCGGGCACGACGTCGCCTGGGCGGGCAACTCCTCCTACCTGGCCTCGGTGCTGCCGCCGGACGCGACGGTGTTCGCCGTCGACGACGAGTTCCCCGGTGAGCCGCTGTCCTCACGTCTCGAACGGTGGCGCGGCCTGCGCGCGGCGACGGCGTTCCGGTTCTTCTGGGAGGACTTCCTCGTCCCGCTCGCGCAGTCGATGGTGCGCGGGGTCCGCGCGGCCGCCGACGAGTTCGCCCCGGACGTGATGCTCGTGGACCAGCAGGCGCTCGCCGGCGCGATCGTCGCGCGCGAGCGCAACCTGCCGTGGGCGACGTCGGCGTCGACGACCGCAGAGCTCACCGGCCAGTACGAGACGATGCCGAAGCTCACCGAGTGGGCCGACGAACGGATGGCCGACCTGCAGGCGGAGTTCGGGCTCACGCCCCCGGTCGACCTGCGCTTCTCCCCCGAGCTCATCCTCTGCTACTCCACCGAGGGGCTGCTGCGCCCGCCGAACCCGCTGGGCGCGCACATCGCGATGGTCGGGCCCGCGTTCGGCGGCCGCGGCCCGGGCCCGGAGTTCGACTTCTCGTGGTTCGACCCCGCGCGCAAGCACCTCCTGATCTCGCTGGGCACGGTGAACCGCGACTCCGGCGACCGCTTCTTCGCGGTGGCGATGGAGGCGCTGGGGACGCTCGTCGACGAGGTGCAGGCCGTCGTCGTCGCGCCGCCGGCCGGGCTGAACCCCCCGCCGAACGTGCTCGTCGCCGAGCGGGTGCCGCAACTGGACCTGCTCCCCCACCTGGACGCCGTGGTCTGCCACGCCGGCCACAACACGACCTGCGAGGCGCTCGCCCACCGCCTGCCGCTGGTGGTCGCACCGATTCGCGACGACCAGCCGGCCGTCGCGTCGCAGGTGACCGAGTGCGGCGCGGGGATCCGCGTGAAGTTCGGCCGCGTCTCCGCCGCCGAGCTGCGCGACGCGATCGTCGCCGTGCTCACCGACCCGTCCTACCGGACCGCCGCCGCGGCGATCGCGGAGGAGTTCGAGGCCGCCGGGGGCGCTCCGGCTGCGGCCGACCGACTGGAGAAGCTGACATGA
- a CDS encoding class I SAM-dependent methyltransferase: protein MSEAERARYQEEIQRGWSRFFEPRRYDCPWCGSTDLTQRLRTTDIMQRKPGVFYLDRCKTCNHIFQNPRLNIEGLEFYYRDFYDGFGREFIDGVFASQGWLYEPRAKIVEGFFGPEGPKNWLDVGTGYGHFANDARKIWPNTTFDGLDMGSSLFTGKERGWLDTIYPGEIDDHVEAIRHRYDVISMHHYLEHVRDPRHDLDVVADVLREGAYVSIEVPDAQSWLGKAFGRWWAPWYQPQHQHMLPLPNLLAALKERGLNPVRVQHREAHIAGELSCAVIFFLTHVSPNPDSPWLPERTPAQRKLHEAIWKVAPKVLQQTFKADFKYLGPAVMRFGGSNAFRVLARKEG from the coding sequence GTGAGCGAGGCGGAGCGCGCGCGGTACCAGGAGGAGATCCAGCGGGGCTGGAGCCGTTTCTTCGAGCCGCGTCGGTACGACTGCCCGTGGTGCGGGTCGACCGACCTGACGCAGCGGCTGCGGACGACCGACATCATGCAGCGCAAGCCCGGTGTGTTCTACCTGGACCGCTGCAAGACCTGCAACCACATCTTCCAGAACCCGCGCCTGAACATCGAGGGCCTGGAGTTCTACTACCGCGACTTCTACGACGGCTTCGGCCGCGAGTTCATCGACGGCGTCTTCGCCTCGCAGGGCTGGCTGTACGAGCCGCGCGCGAAGATCGTCGAGGGCTTCTTCGGGCCGGAGGGGCCGAAGAACTGGCTCGACGTCGGCACCGGCTACGGCCACTTCGCCAACGACGCCCGCAAGATCTGGCCGAACACCACGTTCGACGGCCTCGACATGGGCTCCTCGCTGTTCACCGGCAAGGAGCGCGGCTGGCTCGACACGATCTACCCGGGTGAGATCGACGACCACGTCGAGGCGATCCGGCACCGTTACGACGTGATCTCCATGCACCACTACCTGGAGCACGTCCGCGACCCGCGGCACGACCTCGACGTCGTCGCCGACGTCCTGCGTGAGGGCGCGTACGTCTCGATCGAGGTGCCCGACGCGCAGTCCTGGCTGGGCAAGGCCTTCGGCCGCTGGTGGGCGCCCTGGTACCAGCCGCAGCACCAGCACATGCTGCCGTTGCCGAACCTGCTCGCGGCCCTGAAGGAGCGCGGCCTGAACCCGGTGCGCGTGCAGCACCGTGAGGCGCACATCGCCGGCGAGCTGTCCTGCGCGGTGATCTTCTTCCTCACGCACGTCTCGCCGAACCCGGACTCGCCCTGGCTGCCCGAGCGCACCCCGGCGCAGCGCAAGCTGCACGAGGCGATCTGGAAGGTCGCCCCGAAGGTGCTGCAGCAGACCTTCAAGGCCGACTTCAAGTACCTCGGCCCGGCCGTCATGCGCTTCGGCGGCTCCAACGCGTTCCGGGTGCTGGCCCGTAAGGAGGGCTGA
- a CDS encoding class I SAM-dependent methyltransferase, with translation MTSTAENSVDDRAWYAAQLAGGTARFFGPRRHDCPWCGSTRLTVEVRSKELYQRKPGRFTLEKCKTCNFVFQNPRLTGEGLNFYYRDFYDGRGAAQADEMSSYGAPANHARAQLVQRHAGPDGPRSWLDVGTGWGYFAKHAAEILPHTVFDGLDQGSGVDRALERGWLAHAYRENAFPELADELRGRYDVISMHHYLEHTLDPRAELAAAARALEPGGLLEIEMPDAECVLRHVFRSWWVPYFQPQHLNFPPVGNLLQALVEHGFRPLEVQQAEAHQPVEVLMALVFAMTKIGPDPDHPWRATEASDLQRKVNQVAWTKVFPKLINPALKVDILVNKALISRLSHGNAYRIVAVREGGK, from the coding sequence ATGACGTCCACCGCCGAGAACTCCGTCGACGACCGCGCCTGGTACGCCGCGCAGCTCGCGGGCGGGACCGCGCGCTTCTTCGGCCCGCGCCGCCACGACTGCCCGTGGTGCGGGTCGACCCGGCTGACCGTCGAGGTGCGCTCGAAGGAGCTGTACCAGCGCAAGCCCGGCCGCTTCACGCTCGAGAAGTGCAAGACGTGCAACTTCGTCTTCCAGAACCCGCGCCTGACCGGCGAGGGCCTGAACTTCTACTACCGCGACTTCTACGACGGCCGCGGCGCCGCGCAGGCCGACGAGATGTCGTCCTACGGGGCGCCGGCGAACCACGCCCGGGCGCAGCTCGTGCAGCGGCACGCGGGCCCGGACGGGCCGCGTTCGTGGCTGGACGTCGGCACCGGCTGGGGCTACTTCGCCAAGCACGCGGCGGAGATCCTGCCGCACACCGTCTTCGACGGGCTCGACCAGGGCAGCGGCGTCGACCGCGCGCTGGAGCGCGGCTGGCTGGCCCACGCCTACCGGGAGAACGCGTTCCCCGAGCTCGCCGACGAGCTCCGCGGCCGCTACGACGTCATCTCCATGCACCACTACCTGGAGCACACCCTCGACCCGCGGGCCGAGCTCGCCGCCGCGGCCCGCGCACTGGAGCCCGGCGGGCTCCTCGAGATCGAGATGCCCGACGCCGAGTGCGTGCTGCGGCACGTGTTCCGCTCGTGGTGGGTCCCGTACTTCCAGCCGCAGCACCTGAACTTCCCGCCGGTCGGCAACCTGTTGCAGGCCCTCGTCGAGCACGGCTTCCGCCCGCTCGAGGTCCAGCAGGCCGAGGCCCACCAGCCGGTCGAGGTGCTGATGGCGCTGGTGTTCGCGATGACGAAGATCGGGCCGGACCCGGACCACCCGTGGCGCGCGACCGAGGCCTCGGACCTCCAGCGCAAGGTCAACCAGGTCGCCTGGACGAAGGTCTTCCCGAAGCTGATCAACCCGGCGCTGAAGGTCGACATCCTGGTCAACAAGGCACTGATCTCGCGGTTGTCGCACGGCAATGCGTACCGGATCGTCGCGGTGCGCGAAGGGGGTAAGTGA
- a CDS encoding class I SAM-dependent methyltransferase — protein MCDTCAPPAPPTSQADYEAMFDAARPYYQAEIAKGIDRFWYPRRHDCPWCASKDLKRMFAARDTTQGKPGRFELNRCRTCGHVFQNPMLNPDGLNFYYKDFYDGIGRATMEAVFDPRTEIYQSRAKMLSPFFGPGEGPRNWLDIGAGYGHFCRDAATVFPGTTFHGLDQGQGVLDAVEKGWISHAHHSWFPDLEAELTGRYDVISMFHYLEHVMDIRTELDLTHRVMPDGGYLLIEVPNPESILRVLGRWWIQWFQPQHLHMPPLGNLLAALTERNLKPVAVQLAEAHIPVDLICAAGAPFMAYAPHPGAPWLTQPRTKWREKRHELVWTKVSPPFLKFAYRADNWLDPIIRRTGQANLYRVLCRKEGPNPLARGV, from the coding sequence ATGTGCGACACCTGCGCACCGCCCGCCCCGCCGACCAGCCAGGCCGACTACGAGGCGATGTTCGACGCGGCCCGGCCGTACTACCAGGCCGAGATCGCCAAGGGCATCGACCGCTTCTGGTACCCGCGCCGACACGACTGCCCGTGGTGCGCGTCGAAGGACCTCAAGCGGATGTTCGCCGCCCGCGACACCACGCAGGGCAAGCCGGGCCGCTTCGAGCTCAACCGGTGCCGCACGTGCGGGCACGTCTTCCAGAACCCGATGCTCAACCCGGACGGGCTGAACTTCTACTACAAGGACTTCTACGACGGCATCGGCCGCGCGACGATGGAAGCCGTCTTCGACCCGCGGACCGAGATCTATCAGTCGCGGGCCAAGATGCTCTCCCCGTTCTTCGGCCCGGGCGAGGGGCCGCGCAACTGGCTCGACATCGGGGCCGGCTACGGCCACTTCTGCCGTGACGCCGCCACCGTCTTCCCGGGGACGACGTTCCACGGCCTCGACCAGGGTCAGGGCGTCCTCGACGCGGTCGAGAAGGGGTGGATCTCGCACGCCCACCACTCGTGGTTCCCGGACCTCGAGGCAGAACTGACGGGGCGTTACGACGTCATCTCGATGTTCCACTACCTCGAGCACGTCATGGACATCCGGACCGAGCTCGACCTCACCCACCGGGTGATGCCCGACGGCGGGTACCTGTTGATCGAGGTCCCCAACCCGGAGTCGATCCTGCGCGTCCTCGGCCGCTGGTGGATCCAGTGGTTCCAGCCCCAGCACCTGCACATGCCTCCGCTGGGCAACCTGCTCGCGGCCCTGACCGAGCGGAACCTCAAGCCGGTCGCGGTCCAGCTCGCCGAGGCGCACATCCCGGTCGATCTGATCTGCGCCGCCGGCGCCCCCTTCATGGCCTACGCGCCCCACCCGGGTGCTCCCTGGCTCACCCAGCCCCGCACGAAGTGGCGCGAGAAGCGCCACGAGCTCGTGTGGACCAAGGTGTCCCCGCCGTTCCTGAAGTTCGCCTACCGCGCGGACAACTGGCTGGACCCGATCATCCGGAGGACCGGCCAGGCGAACCTCTACCGCGTCCTGTGCCGCAAGGAGGGCCCGAACCCCCTCGCGCGCGGGGTGTGA